One Nocardia farcinica genomic region harbors:
- the ilvD gene encoding dihydroxy-acid dehydratase encodes MPELRSRTVTHGRNMAGARALMRASGVPAADIGAKPVVAVANSFTEFVPGHTHLQPVGRIVGDAIRRAGGIPREFNTIAVDDGIAMGHQGMLYSLPSRDLIADSIEYMVQAHCADALVCISNCDKITPGMLLAAMRLDIPTVFVSGGPMEGGRATLADGTVRRLDLITAMSEAVNDATSDADLATIEENACPTCGSCAGMFTANSMNCLVEALGLALPGNGTTLATHTARRDLYEAAGETIMAITRRYYDRDDATVLPRAIASRAAFDNAMALDLAMGGSTNTVLHLLAAAHEAGLDYTLADIEKRSRAVPCLCKVAPNGSHLMEDVHRAGGIPAILGELRRGGHLHTTVRAVHSESLDGWLAEWDVRGANPAQAAVDLFHAAPGGVRSATAFSQSARWASLDLDAESGCIRDVAHAYSEDGGLAVLRGNLAVDGAVVKSAGVPADLHVFTGEAVVAESQEEAVTAVLSGRVRPGTVLVIRYEGPRGGPGMQEMLYPTAYLKGRGLAGSVAVVTDGRFSGGSSGLSIGHVSPEAAAGGTIAAVADGDRITIDIPSRTLRLEVDDAEIARRLAHRRRTGYRPRSRHRPLSTALRAYALLAQSADKGGVRRLPPDELGGPEVAFDTQTRAG; translated from the coding sequence ATGCCAGAACTTCGTTCCAGGACGGTCACCCACGGGCGGAACATGGCCGGTGCGCGGGCATTGATGCGCGCTTCCGGCGTGCCCGCCGCCGACATCGGCGCCAAACCGGTCGTCGCCGTCGCCAACAGTTTCACCGAGTTCGTTCCCGGCCACACCCATCTGCAACCGGTCGGGCGCATCGTCGGCGACGCGATCCGCCGGGCGGGCGGCATTCCGCGCGAGTTCAACACCATCGCCGTCGACGACGGTATCGCGATGGGGCATCAGGGCATGTTGTACTCGCTGCCCTCGCGCGACCTCATCGCCGATTCGATCGAATACATGGTCCAGGCGCACTGCGCCGACGCGCTGGTGTGTATCTCCAACTGCGACAAGATCACCCCGGGGATGCTGCTGGCGGCGATGCGGTTGGACATCCCGACCGTGTTCGTCTCGGGCGGGCCGATGGAGGGCGGGCGCGCCACGCTCGCCGACGGCACGGTGCGCCGGCTCGACCTGATCACCGCCATGAGCGAGGCCGTCAACGACGCCACCTCCGACGCCGACCTGGCCACCATCGAGGAGAACGCCTGCCCCACCTGCGGCTCGTGCGCGGGGATGTTCACCGCGAACTCGATGAACTGCCTGGTGGAGGCGCTGGGCTTGGCGCTGCCGGGCAACGGCACGACGCTGGCCACCCACACCGCCCGACGCGACCTGTACGAGGCGGCCGGGGAAACGATCATGGCGATCACCCGCCGCTACTACGACCGCGACGACGCCACCGTCCTGCCGCGCGCGATCGCCTCACGAGCGGCGTTCGACAACGCGATGGCGCTGGACCTGGCGATGGGCGGGTCCACCAACACCGTGCTGCATCTGCTGGCCGCCGCGCACGAGGCCGGGCTCGACTACACCCTGGCCGACATCGAGAAACGGTCCCGTGCGGTGCCCTGTCTGTGCAAGGTGGCGCCCAACGGCAGCCATCTGATGGAGGATGTGCACCGCGCGGGCGGGATTCCGGCGATCCTCGGTGAATTGCGCCGGGGCGGGCACCTGCATACGACGGTGCGGGCGGTCCACAGCGAGTCGCTGGACGGGTGGCTCGCCGAATGGGATGTGCGCGGGGCGAATCCGGCGCAGGCGGCGGTCGACCTGTTCCACGCCGCGCCCGGCGGGGTGCGTTCGGCGACGGCGTTCTCGCAATCGGCGCGGTGGGCGTCACTGGACCTCGATGCCGAATCGGGGTGCATCCGCGACGTGGCGCACGCCTACTCCGAGGACGGTGGACTGGCGGTGCTGCGCGGCAATCTCGCCGTCGACGGAGCCGTGGTGAAGTCCGCCGGTGTTCCCGCCGACCTGCACGTCTTCACCGGCGAGGCGGTGGTCGCCGAATCGCAGGAGGAGGCGGTGACGGCGGTCCTCTCCGGCCGGGTGCGGCCGGGCACGGTACTGGTGATCCGGTACGAGGGACCGCGCGGCGGGCCGGGCATGCAGGAAATGCTGTATCCCACGGCCTATCTGAAGGGCCGTGGGCTGGCGGGGTCGGTCGCGGTGGTCACCGACGGGCGGTTCTCCGGCGGGAGTTCCGGTCTGTCGATCGGCCACGTCTCCCCGGAAGCCGCGGCGGGCGGCACCATCGCCGCGGTCGCCGACGGCGATCGGATCACCATCGACATCCCGTCCCGGACCCTCCGGCTCGAGGTCGACGACGCCGAAATCGCCCGCCGCCTGGCCCACCGACGCCGCACCGGCTACCGCCCGCGCAGCCGCCACCGTCCGCTGAGCACCGCCCTGCGCGCCTACGCGCTGCTCGCGCAATCCGCCGACAAGGGCGGTGTGCGCCGGTTGCCGCCCGACGAGCTCGGCGGGCCGGAGGTGGCATTCGACACGCAGACCCGCGCCGGCTGA
- a CDS encoding phosphotransferase family protein, producing the protein MEFSGGWDSVATLVEGRWVERRPRRPEVAEQLLRETRVMPWLAPLLPLPVPVPVVVEADPLVVRHALVPGEPLTTPRADHGRVLGGFLRALHGSSASAAVRHGLAPAAATHRDRAAIVGRFRAQVVPRVPASHRDCADAVLADACELPADTVVHGDLGPEHILVADDRVSGVIDFGDLHLGDAANDLAWPLYGAPAEFAAAVAAAYEPTDDLRRRALLWHRLGPWHEVLHGLDTGDEAAVRSGLAGVIERSALGVR; encoded by the coding sequence GTGGAGTTCTCCGGTGGATGGGACAGTGTCGCGACGTTGGTCGAGGGTCGGTGGGTCGAGCGGCGGCCGCGGCGGCCCGAGGTGGCTGAACAGTTGCTGCGCGAGACGCGGGTGATGCCGTGGCTGGCTCCGCTACTGCCGCTGCCGGTTCCGGTTCCCGTGGTGGTCGAGGCCGACCCGCTCGTCGTGCGTCATGCGCTCGTGCCCGGAGAGCCCCTGACCACGCCGCGGGCCGACCACGGTCGCGTCCTCGGCGGCTTCCTGCGCGCGCTGCACGGGAGTTCGGCGTCGGCGGCGGTCCGGCACGGTCTCGCGCCCGCGGCGGCCACGCACCGCGACCGCGCGGCCATCGTCGGCCGATTCCGCGCGCAGGTCGTTCCCAGAGTGCCCGCGTCGCATCGTGATTGCGCCGATGCCGTGCTCGCGGACGCGTGCGAGCTCCCGGCCGACACCGTGGTCCACGGCGATCTCGGCCCGGAGCACATCCTGGTGGCGGACGATCGGGTCAGCGGCGTCATCGATTTCGGTGACCTCCACCTCGGCGACGCGGCCAACGATCTGGCCTGGCCCCTGTACGGTGCGCCCGCCGAGTTCGCCGCCGCCGTCGCCGCCGCCTACGAACCCACCGACGACCTCCGGCGGCGGGCGCTGCTCTGGCATCGGCTCGGACCCTGGCACGAGGTGCTGCACGGCCTCGACACCGGCGACGAGGCGGCGGTCCGCAGCGGATTGGCCGGGGTGATCGAGAGATCGGCGCTCGGAGTCCGCTGA
- a CDS encoding WS/DGAT/MGAT family O-acyltransferase, whose product MSHAARVSAQRLHPRDAVFVYDETDTHPSTVVGCYACTATTPLTEAAVLDWVRDRLGLAPLFHRRLRRVPLDLDLPYWVPHPDPDLRAHVSLRTGGTWDDARRVIAELAATPMDLARPPWEIHVLDLISDVPGLPGETTVVVLKFHHGAADGVATRELELKLFGPDPLPPPPTFDRTPWLPSAALRTASALTVGTARFAAGLRRTRTTEPAGLPPPLPTRPATRFNRPVHRPLVFDLVTLPLADIRRARAASDTPVTLNDLLLTTVSLALGDYLAERGELPAGSLAAMVPMSVRGIGWTSANQLCQRYVDLHTDVPDPLVRLAAVHRSAAREKERNVHPDVLRAESRVETAPAWLLRLAGWARARRDYRTVETVPLMNTTVSNVPPVATDLAFLGRPVTRIFGVLPTMDGDCLRHLVTSQGEEVVISFSTDETAMPDPRHYGDLLRAAFATLRDLLVDSGDRAG is encoded by the coding sequence ATGAGCCACGCCGCCCGTGTGTCGGCGCAGCGGCTGCACCCGCGCGACGCCGTGTTCGTCTACGACGAGACCGACACCCACCCGTCCACCGTCGTCGGCTGCTACGCCTGCACCGCGACCACCCCGCTGACCGAGGCCGCGGTGCTGGACTGGGTGCGCGACCGCCTCGGTCTGGCACCGCTGTTCCATCGCCGCCTTCGGCGCGTCCCGCTCGACCTGGACCTGCCCTACTGGGTGCCCCACCCGGATCCGGATCTGCGCGCGCATGTTTCGCTGCGCACCGGCGGCACGTGGGACGACGCGCGCCGGGTGATCGCCGAGCTGGCCGCGACCCCGATGGACCTCGCCCGCCCGCCGTGGGAGATCCACGTGCTCGACCTGATCTCCGACGTGCCCGGCCTGCCGGGCGAGACCACCGTGGTCGTCCTGAAGTTCCACCACGGTGCCGCCGACGGCGTCGCCACCCGGGAACTGGAACTGAAGCTCTTCGGCCCGGACCCGCTCCCGCCGCCGCCCACCTTCGACCGCACCCCGTGGCTTCCGTCCGCCGCGCTGCGCACCGCGAGCGCCCTCACCGTCGGCACCGCCCGCTTCGCCGCGGGCCTGCGGCGCACCCGTACCACCGAGCCCGCCGGCCTGCCCCCGCCGCTGCCGACCCGGCCCGCCACGCGGTTCAATCGCCCCGTCCACCGCCCGCTCGTCTTCGACCTGGTCACGCTCCCGCTCGCCGACATCCGCCGCGCCAGGGCCGCCTCGGACACCCCGGTCACCCTCAACGACCTCCTGCTGACCACGGTCTCCCTGGCACTGGGCGACTACCTGGCCGAGCGCGGGGAGCTGCCCGCCGGTTCCCTGGCCGCGATGGTGCCGATGTCGGTGCGCGGTATCGGCTGGACCTCGGCGAACCAGCTGTGCCAGCGGTATGTCGACCTGCACACCGACGTCCCGGACCCCCTCGTCCGGCTGGCCGCCGTGCACCGGTCCGCCGCCCGGGAGAAGGAGCGCAACGTCCATCCGGACGTGCTGCGGGCCGAATCCCGGGTGGAGACCGCACCGGCCTGGCTGTTGCGGCTGGCGGGCTGGGCCCGCGCCCGGCGCGACTACCGCACCGTGGAGACCGTGCCGCTGATGAACACCACCGTCAGCAACGTCCCCCCGGTCGCCACCGACCTCGCCTTCCTCGGCAGGCCGGTGACGAGGATCTTCGGCGTCCTGCCCACCATGGACGGCGACTGCCTGCGCCACCTGGTCACCTCGCAGGGCGAGGAAGTCGTCATCTCGTTCAGCACCGACGAGACGGCGATGCCGGACCCGCGGCATTACGGTGACCTGCTGCGCGCAGCGTTCGCCACCCTGCGAGACCTGCTGGTCGACAGCGGTGACCGGGCGGGGTGA
- a CDS encoding helix-turn-helix transcriptional regulator, translating to MSTTAQRRAELASFLRARRARLDPVTVGLPPAGPRRRAGLRREEVATLSGVSATWYTWLEQGRDIQPSRQVLDALAATLRLTPTEHHYLLSLAGYAPLPAADEPANHRAPEHIQHLLDAVPFPAYAIAPDWQISGWNAAYLELYPNVAAVAPADRNLLWLVFTDPYVRDLLPDWEITSRRFLAEFRAEAGPRLGDLARSPAIRRLLDDNATFRQAWRSHHIEGFASRERVFHHPVRGELRYEHHRLAPADHPDLHLVMYTPVGPG from the coding sequence ATGAGCACCACAGCCCAGCGGCGGGCCGAGCTCGCCAGCTTCCTGCGCGCCCGCCGCGCCCGGCTGGACCCGGTCACCGTCGGCCTGCCGCCCGCGGGGCCACGACGGCGCGCCGGGCTGCGCCGCGAGGAGGTCGCCACGCTCTCCGGGGTCAGTGCCACCTGGTATACCTGGCTCGAGCAGGGCCGCGACATCCAGCCGTCCCGCCAGGTGCTCGACGCGCTGGCCGCGACCCTGCGCCTGACCCCCACCGAGCACCACTACCTGCTGTCTCTCGCCGGTTACGCGCCGCTGCCCGCGGCCGACGAGCCCGCGAACCACCGTGCGCCCGAGCACATCCAGCACCTGCTCGACGCCGTGCCGTTTCCGGCGTACGCGATCGCGCCCGACTGGCAGATCTCCGGCTGGAACGCGGCGTACCTCGAGCTCTACCCGAATGTCGCCGCCGTCGCCCCCGCCGACCGCAACCTGCTGTGGCTGGTGTTCACCGACCCCTACGTGCGCGACCTGCTGCCCGACTGGGAGATCACCAGCCGCCGCTTCCTCGCCGAATTCCGCGCCGAGGCCGGGCCCCGCCTCGGCGATCTGGCCCGGTCACCGGCCATCCGCCGGCTCCTCGACGACAACGCGACCTTCCGGCAGGCCTGGCGCAGCCATCACATCGAGGGATTCGCCTCCCGGGAACGGGTCTTCCACCATCCCGTGCGCGGCGAGCTGCGCTACGAGCACCACCGCCTCGCACCGGCCGACCACCCCGACCTGCACCTGGTCATGTACACCCCCGTCGGACCCGGATGA